The sequence below is a genomic window from Paenibacillus sp. DCT19.
CAGCACATGCCGCTGACCTAGCCAAAGGTCATCCTCGAGCTCAACGCCGAGATGATGCGCTGTCCAAGGCTAGATTCGAATTCCGCTGGCGCGACCAATTTAACTTGTCGCTTGACCCTGAACGGGCGCTCTCTTACCATGACGAGACATTGCCTGCTGAGGGAGCTAAGGAAGCCCATTTCTGCTCGATGTGTGGGCCGAAGTTCTGTAGTATGCGAATTACGCAAGACATTCGTGCATTTGCTGCAGACAAGGGGTTGTCCGAAGATGATGCGGTAGCCGCAGGGATGCAGGCGAAGGCTGAAGAATATCGGATGCGGTAGGTGAGATTGGAGATTGATAGTGCAGCAAAAAAAAAAAACAGTTCATCACATAAAATGAGTGATGAACTGTTTTTTGTTTGTAGCCTTCAGAATTGCTCTTTTGGTTTGACTAAATATTGGCCGTCGTTCACAGATATCTCTACTATAGTTTACTTCATTTTACTCCAAATTCGAAACAGAATACCTGCAATGACAAATAGTATGCCGTCTGCTAATTTAAGACTTCCACCGTAGATAAATGCAGAACAGGCCAAGCCTATAATAAACAAAATTAGAATGTATAAGAAACGCACTAACATTCACTCCTCTACAATAAATGGAACTGTGCTTAACATATCTTAAGAGTGTGAACAATAATTCAAATTTATCTAATAAGATATAATGTTCTTAATACTCAGAGTAAATTAATAATAGAAATTTTTTAGTGTTCCTCTGGAATCATTATTGGCCGAACCCGAAAAACTAACGCTCAAAGCTCCGAAAGTTAATCCAACACTATGTAAGCCATAAAATACATATTAATATTAAATAGACTAGATACAAAAGTATAAAACTAGTGCCCTAATCTACTCCCCATTCCAACATTCAATGCGGTGCTATGCCTAGCTTCTTCTCCAAATACGTTGCAAGCAATGCCAAAGGGCTATGGATCGCAATACCGGTCTCTACTGTAACTCGCGCAGCAGCGGGCGCCATGGATAATTGGGCTGCGACTACCGTTTTGCCGGGATGCTGCCCAGCAATGTACTGTAATCCTTCACGTACTGCTGCAAGATAACCTTCCTTGTCACCGCGCATAATCAATTGAAACGTCTCAGGAATGCACACGGCTTCTGGCTGAGGCACCTCGGTAACACAGTTCTGCTCTTTCTCATAATCTTGCTGTAAAGCCCGATACACCCGTGCCATTGTACCTTCAATTGTAGCTGGATTGGTAAAAGCGAATATGTATTCATTGTCCATCCGTTGTATCTTCGCTAGTAGTGGATCATCAATGCCAATGACAGGAATGGCAATCTTTCGTGCTTCCTGTTCCAGAACAGCAGCAAACAGGGTGCAGGTCACGAGAATGGCATCGGTATGGCAGCGCTCAATCCATTGCAGGGTTTGAGATACTTTGTCCTTCGTTATTGCGTCAGAGAAGCCTTCATCATGTTTAAGCCGATCCAGACCGGGATCAACATAATGCACGAGTTCCACCGCATAGGCAGACAAAGCTTCTTCGACCAGGGTAATGTTGGAATAGTGAGCGTGAAAACAACTGATGGTAAGCATAGTATTTCTCCCCCTAATGGCTTCAGCTGCCTGTGAGCAGCCTAGGCTTGCCAAAGTTTTAACCCATTATAGAGGATAGGCGAATAACCGTCATCCCTAGCGTTCTGGAAGGACGGTAAGCTGATTGTAACCGAATAAGAACAAGAGACCGGTTAGAGCATGATATGTTAACGCATAGAAGGCGCAGCATTCTTATTCGCGATCTTTTGTTGCAAAATTTCATGAAAGGATAGACCTTGAGTGCTCTCATTCTCCTTTTTTGGAGCATTGGTCGCCGTGTTGCGCGGATATTGGTGGTGATACGGGATCATTTGCTGAATAGGCATGCGGATCATCTTGGTTCCTCCTTTGATGCGTAATTTATGTATTCATGATTTATAGGTATATGTGACTTGTTATATGAATTGGGCAAATTTATGATGTAATTCCAATTGGATTGTAGTGATTTTACCCGGTATTTGAGAGATGTAAACGTTTTTAGGGAAATTCAGGAATAAAGGACTGCATTTCGAAGAGGGTAAATGGGAGGATAGAATCGGTTGTTAAGTGAATAGACCCAATTTTAAATAAGTCAACCATGACCTAATTGAGACATATTGTCTGGTTGAATAGGTATGGGAAATGCTAAGTAACTTGGTACCTTAGACCGTTGTTTGGAGGGGAGAAAGGCAATTTGTTTGCGCGAATAATGAGTCGTTGCATGGATTCTACTTTAGTAATTGACCTTTCATTGGCTAAAAATATTAGCTAAAAGTACATATAACAAAAAGCCATCGGATTCCTCCGACAGCTCGCCTGAATATGATCTTAGAATTTAAATTTAGGATGAAGGATAGCTATCACATCAAATAACAATCCACTATTTTGACTGAACAGCAATATATACGTCTACCTGAACATTCTCAGGGTCAATACTACGTTCATCATATAGCTCGAAGTCACCCGTAAATGTACGTTTATGCTGATCCGCCCAAGCCCATACTGCGCCCCATGCTTCCCCTACCACTTCTGCCATAGCTCCTCTTCTGGAGGTGAACACGGCGTACGTAGCTGGAGGCAGATCAACTGAATTCATGTCCTCGGGCAGCCTTTCGTCCGCAGAAACTTCGTGACCAACCAGAATGGTGTACTCCCCGGTAATACCGTCTGTATAGTCACTATAACAGCCATAGCGAGCTACCTCTGGTGCTGGTAGTTGGTCAGAGGAGAAATACTGATTCCACAAGCCTTGAATGCAGCCTTTGCCACTGATCTCAATCGCATTGGTTGTTCTCGCAGACACACCCGCAAGACGTTTCGCCGGAAGAGTCACATAACGAACAGGCTCGGACAATCCAAGAAGCGCGCCGCTCAGACCATTCGACTCCGTAGATGTATCATTTGAATCGTCCCCTGAGCTTGCCGAGGTTCCTCTCATTATAGTGCCGTTCCATCGTTTCAAATAAGGAAGCTGATTCCGCAACATAGATCGTGCAGACTCCTCATCCATGCCTTCCTCCTTGAGAATCGCGGTGCACATTTCGATCATACCTTCCAGTGGAATGTTAGGCTGCTCGAATTGCCCGTTCTTATAACAGTAGATACAATACTCTCTTGTAGCCTTCCCATCAGTCTCTGTTCCGAACTGAGCTGGAGTTGTCAGTGGCATGCCGCAGCTTTGACATAACGTTGTGTTCATTATCATTTCCTCCTCGATCGTTGTAACTGAATATATGGACAGTATAACGAGAGGAACTAGACAGCAGTCTGTCAGGTTTGGGATGAAGAAGTATAATTTTGTACAATCTGTTCTGCCATTTGCCTTATTGTAACTCGGATATGCTCTGGCTCTAACACTTCGACATCTGCCCCAAAGCCCAAAATAAAGCCGTACAGCCAGTTGTCTTCTGGAAAGGCGACCTGACTGATGTAATATCCTTTTCCATCAGGAATGACATTTTCAATGCCAAACCATTCTTCTGCTAGATGGCGGGCGCGAGCGTGAAATCGCAGGGTCAGAGGGGCTTGGTTGTCGGGTGCTACCCATTCTTGCTGCCAGGGTCTATCATGTGGTTGTATAATTCTTCGCTCAAAATGTTCTTGTGCAAGGGATACATCTCGCATACGGACAAGCTTGAACATGCGGAATTGATCCCGTTCATGGCAGAATGCATAGAGATACCAAGAATGTCGTTTGAGCACCAGCGTATGGGGTTCAACGGTTCTAATGGTCTGATTCCCTCCAGCACTGCAATAGGTGAAGGTGATGAGCCGTGACTGATCCATTCCAGATTCGATCAACTGAAGCTTGATCTGCAAGGCTTCGGGATGTGTCCAGGTTGAATAATCGACAATGAAGCGGCTTGTATTGGACTGGAAATCTTCATTTTTGGCTTCGGGTACAATACTGCTGAGCTTCTCCACCAAGAGATCCCGTGCCACGTTGCTATGAGAAGTAGAGATGCTACGAAGTGCGGTCACGATCGATGCCAGATCCTGATCTGTCAGCACGTTACGGTCGAGCCGATAGCCCTCTGCAAGACCAATTCCGCCGCTAGCGCCTTGATACGTAACGACAGGGATACCTGCTTGACCCAACGTGTCGATGTCTCTATAAATGGTGCGAATGGACACTTCAAACGTATCTGCCAAGTCCTTGGCCTGTACACGACCTCGATTGACCAGCAGCACCACGATGGCTAATAAACGATCCAGTTTCATGAGTGGGTTTCCTTTCGATCGTTGATTATGTTAGATTCAGATAGATTATACTGCCCACTATCACATATAGGAGTGGAATAGGCAATGAAACGTATTACGATTTTGATTGCAGATGATGAAGTTGAGATTGCGGATCTGGTTGCTTTGCATCTGCAAAAAGAAGGATATCATATCATCAAAGCATTTGATGGGAAAACAGCGGTTCAAGCCGTTCAGAC
It includes:
- a CDS encoding YafY family protein, with protein sequence MKLDRLLAIVVLLVNRGRVQAKDLADTFEVSIRTIYRDIDTLGQAGIPVVTYQGASGGIGLAEGYRLDRNVLTDQDLASIVTALRSISTSHSNVARDLLVEKLSSIVPEAKNEDFQSNTSRFIVDYSTWTHPEALQIKLQLIESGMDQSRLITFTYCSAGGNQTIRTVEPHTLVLKRHSWYLYAFCHERDQFRMFKLVRMRDVSLAQEHFERRIIQPHDRPWQQEWVAPDNQAPLTLRFHARARHLAEEWFGIENVIPDGKGYYISQVAFPEDNWLYGFILGFGADVEVLEPEHIRVTIRQMAEQIVQNYTSSSQT
- a CDS encoding zinc ribbon domain-containing protein codes for the protein MNTTLCQSCGMPLTTPAQFGTETDGKATREYCIYCYKNGQFEQPNIPLEGMIEMCTAILKEEGMDEESARSMLRNQLPYLKRWNGTIMRGTSASSGDDSNDTSTESNGLSGALLGLSEPVRYVTLPAKRLAGVSARTTNAIEISGKGCIQGLWNQYFSSDQLPAPEVARYGCYSDYTDGITGEYTILVGHEVSADERLPEDMNSVDLPPATYAVFTSRRGAMAEVVGEAWGAVWAWADQHKRTFTGDFELYDERSIDPENVQVDVYIAVQSK